Below is a genomic region from Kryptolebias marmoratus isolate JLee-2015 linkage group LG12, ASM164957v2, whole genome shotgun sequence.
AATCTCTCTGCCACTTCATGTAGGACACATGTAATCCAGCTAATGAGCAGCAGGGCTCGTAGGATGTCAGCATCAGTGCTTCATTAACTTCtccattttcttcagtttattcCTCTTTTCCCTCTCCCAAACAGATTCTGTCAACTTCATTGGTTCAATAATGTGAAATCGCAAAACTTGTTTGTAACATTGTAAATatccactttttaaatgaaactcctAAAATCTAAATActgtttaagttttgtttttgtgcttcagagGTTTAAACAGAGCTGTAATCCCATGATTCCAAAGCATAAACTTGATTTAATGCCAACTACCCAAAACACATGATTATTTATATGCTGTTCTTTCTAATTACTATGAAATTCTAACTTCAAActgcagattatttttaaaggcaTGTTTATGCATCTAGTTagacagtttttacagttaaTATTGACATTAAGTGCATCCCTTTAATaattaatacacacacacacacacacacacacacacacatcctgaaGACAGTTTAGGATTAAAATTAACACTTCTTTAATTGGAAATATTTAGTTGGCTGTGTAAGGGTGGAAaattttcagaaactttttATGGAAAGTTAAGGAATTTGGAAATACCCTACATGTTCGAGTGACAGACTTTTAGGATGTGGTACCTCTTATTGCTCAGTAAAGCAATGGAATCTGGTTGTTTTGGTCATGATTTTgctaaaacaaagattttcccCAACTTTATTACCTGTTAAGGGCCAAccttcaatattttaaattccagaTTTATTGCCATAACTTCCCATTAAAGTCCATGGAAAAAATACAAGCATCtcaaaagaaatgtgaaataaaacttgagatgcaaaacaaaaatgaagtctTCCAGTCTTTATCTCCACCCACCTTTAACATCAAATTATGCTGCATTCACTGCACCTCAGAAATGAGAagtcaaaatagtttttttgcttcatgttgttttataacaaaCAAGATGACTTTTAGAAAACCAGTAGTTTACttaaggaaaatatttttttagcaaatgAAAAAGTTGACATGATTGTGACTGGAGAGCTTTCagctttagtctttttttatacaaaccTGTGATGAGATTCTAGCTTGAAGATAATTACCAATTATTTGTTGAACTACAAATGAAACAagaatatgaaaacaaaactgttcttATTTCTTCTATTTCCAGTGAAATTCAACAGTGAATTTTGTCCATACCAACTtgacaaaaaaatcctttcCATTGTGCACATTTTAGTCACCTGCAAAATacagacttaaaaaaatgcatcttgGTACTGTAAATTTAAAGCATAAATGTCTATGGCTTTAAAGCATGCCATagacatcaaattaaaaactcaaaaaattgTAACTTTAGCAAAGGGCATGTCTTGAGACAGTGCAATGCTGACATCTAGTGGATAAGTTAACTTACTgcagcaatttatttttaaccctcctgtggcctcaGGAGcttctcttcagttacgagggcttcgtGAAAGTTAAAACActccacaacaaaaaaaaaaaaaaaaaaaaaaaaaaaaacttcgtggggaaaaaaaataagcttgGTTCCTGAAGTTCTCCTGTATGATCTTCCATCTGATACTCAGTGTGATGTGATAGTTGGTCCTTTAAGTCACATTTTATGATTAACACCAGCTCAGTGGTGTAAAAGTATTTAACCCATCCAATAATTTCCCTCTGCAATCAGGTCAGAGACAAATCTAAAAGGAAAACCATCTCtttccccagtgacactctccagctcctcctacAAAATCCCAAGACATTCCCAGACCAGAGTAAATATGCTGCATCATCCCTTTAGCAAGTTCTGGGTGTGCCCCTGAGTTCCCATCCAGAGGAGCTGACTGACAACCCAGCAGCTTCGCTCTCAGCTGCAAACCACCTCGGTGCACACTGACGGTCGTGGCTCTAGAAGATGCCAACGGAATCACATCATTTACTAAAAGCAGTTCTGACCCACTGAGgttctaaaaacagaacagcaagaacgagcttgactttgtgctgaGAGCCTCCTTTCCAGCAGCCtaaagttaaactttaaatcaTATTCTCCTGCCTGTAAACGTTGACCATGTAATATCAAATTagcattgtaaaataaaaccaggacaGTAGTTTGCTGCTCGTAAACAGTTTGCTTTTATTGGGCAAGAAAACACAAGATGTGTTAGACAGATGGTGTCACTTGTCCACGCAAATTTTCATGGAATGTCAAATATACGCAAATATATTCCACGTGgttcttttgaaatgaaatttgAGAACTgcaaagctaataaaaaaagctttggttttgcttttcagtcagtcatttttctgttcaacCACTACACAGATGTACAGATGTTTTAGGTATCTCATCTGTACataagtttttttatatatagttaCTTGCATGTGCCCTCAATGAAAATCTTGCATGTGATAAAAATGCCAAGCATGTACCAGTTATTTGGTAGACTTTGAAGTCCTCGAACGTCATGTTATCTGAGGTTCAGTCCACAAACTCAGGGCGATGGAGGTTTAGTTGACCTCAATGCTTCTGATGCAAACCTCCCCATCAAATCTGATGACCGAGTATTGCTCTGCCCCTATGCGGTTGGGAAAGTTGATTGTAGAGCCATCTGATAAAGTGACAACAAACTCTGCAGGGGTGAATCCAATGGTGATCTATAGAgggatgagaagaaaaaaaatatacagacaAAATGAGGACGTTCTAAAACAGCTGCTTGTTgtcaaaaaaacaggaacatgcATTTTTAACCTAAATCATCAGACAACATTATGCACACATTTCGCACCTTGAATTCCTCTCCTTGATGGAAAGGAAAGCTTTCCGAGCGAACCTCCTCACACCAGGTGCCTCCTTCATACGAGTTGCAGACAACTGCGTTCTCGTCTCCGTGGGCATTAAAACGAGGGTTGATGTGCAGGGTAATATCTTGCTCATTAGGGCCAATATTTACCTCAAAGCTACAGTgaagaaacagaacacaaaGGTTTATTACAAACGGtgtgattattttattctaaaacccCAGAATTTCCTGGAATTTTTGTGAAGTCAATCAATAGATTTTTGGGCAATTTaaaggtcttttaaagttttcttgaAACATTGGCTGCCTTTTCAGCCTTATTTTGCTCCTGGTGTCAGCATATTGTGCAGTATGTACATAGAAAATTAGGAAAATTACTAAACCATCTGATTACGGATTACCCTGAATTATCTGAACCTAATTAAAAATTTATATTCACTTAATTATTTAGCCAGGATAACATTCTGAAGCAAGAATTAACCCTTTGTGAACTGGttaattaaaatataagaaCCTTTTGAACAGGATGCTGAATATTCCTGAACAGGTCTGGGGAAAAGATTGCATGAAACAAAGTCAACTACTGAGCTCATCTGCTTGTCTGGAAGGTCACCCAGGATGGTTAAGGTGACAGCTTCTGAGGGGTCTGGAACTCCTCATCTTATGCCGTCAGGAGTTGGAGGGTTACCCGACATCTATGAGCAATTCTTTAACTGGACTTATCTCTTAACTTTAGCTTTCCTTAAATCTTCTACTGATGGacttcacaaaacaaatctagacaaatgcacattttaaacttAGGTAAACAAAAAATCAATAAGATGAAAGGAGAGGGGACCAGCAcggaagacaaacacaaaacaaactgatgaaaaacaaCCAAGTGACGAATCAGGGGCCCTCTTGCTGTTAATAAGTGGCAAGACACTCAGGATCCTGACAAAGTCAGGAACCTTGAGCTTCTGCACAGACTGCTTATATCTTCCTGTTCAAAGGAGGTTCTGTTGACAAGATCACTAGACTGTCTCTTGTAACAAGAAAGAGTTATTACAATTTGTTAAACCAGTTGACTAATTTTTTAttagataaatgaacacataaaaatcatcagcctttctcatttaaaaaatttcACTATTAAAACACCAGATTTTATCTCTGCATCAGTCGTGTTTTTTCTTAGTCTTAAAAAAGTGTAAGGATAATCTGTATCTACTAATAACCCTCTGAAAACAGCGTATCCAAACAACACTAAGGGCAGAAATAGACTTACACAGAACAGTTACTGAAAAGATGActgtaggtcagaggtcattaATCCTTTTATGCTACACACGCAGTATCAAAGTTAGTAGCTCGCTAGCTAGCAACCGAGATTGCAAGTTACTAGTTAGCTAGCTTGCCAGCTAGCtagttattttgctaataatCAGATAAAGATCCAATTTAATAAgtttttttgctacattttttgttttatgtagaCTGTAGACACAACACTTGTCTATCCTTTCACTTTAGGGCCTTTTTTATGCCTAGATGATTTATAAGTCAAAGTTAAGATGCttaacaaattaacaaaagagGTTTTgttctactactactactgcgcCAGATCACTTAAAAATTACAGGCATGTTTGGCTCATTGGAAACcatttatgaaacaaacaggGATGACTTCAGACTTCTGCAGATTACTGTATGCATGTCTGATCCTTGGTTGTTGTTCACAGTGAACTGATGCTACTGATGCTTctggctttttttctgttttgtaactATCTTAATCATTTTGAAAGAAGAAATATTCACCCTCATGACTTCAGCACTGTCATAAGAAAGGAATCACATGTCTCAGTAACTTTTTTTATCTCAAGAATGTTTGTTTGAGGGGTAAAAAAACACTTGCAATGACACAGATTCAGGCATGCGTTGTTGAACTTACTTTGTAGCGTCAGGTTTAGCCACTCCAACAATAGTCAGGGTTTGTCCAACACTGAAGAACATGTTCTTTAAGGTCTGTGTACAGTAAGAGAGGATGTATGGTGAATCAACATGCTATTGTGAGATGATTTTACAGAGTTTTCCAGGCAGAAAAAAGTCCTAACAAAAGCCTCGGCCAACTTTCCTTTCGTCACTTCATCCTTTCCAACAGCAGCAACATGTGTTTTCAATTTTACTCCAATCATTAACCA
It encodes:
- the lgals2a gene encoding lectin, galactoside-binding, soluble, 2a; translation: MATLKNMFFSVGQTLTIVGVAKPDATNFEVNIGPNEQDITLHINPRFNAHGDENAVVCNSYEGGTWCEEVRSESFPFHQGEEFKITIGFTPAEFVVTLSDGSTINFPNRIGAEQYSVIRFDGEVCIRSIEVN